One genomic segment of Gallaecimonas xiamenensis 3-C-1 includes these proteins:
- a CDS encoding substrate-binding periplasmic protein → MRSILALLLLLPSLSWADVLKITSLEWPPYAGAQLPGQGTMISRVRDALATQGHQLEVHFLPWQRALLLVNQDADYLAYGPEYQDVERDKGYYTSDSIASGPLGIAYRREKPLFWRSPSDLYPFRIGIVRDYVNTQSFDDAVAAGLQKVDLADSDRQNLLKLAYGRVDAVVVDGQVMAYWLAHDDKLKPFAEDLVMAPRLLEDKRLFLNFRRSPEGKRWRDILNQGLKALPLAR, encoded by the coding sequence ATGCGTTCCATTCTTGCCTTGTTGTTGCTGCTGCCAAGCCTGTCCTGGGCCGATGTCCTTAAGATCACCAGCCTGGAGTGGCCTCCTTATGCCGGTGCCCAGCTGCCGGGGCAGGGCACCATGATCAGCCGGGTCCGTGACGCCCTGGCCACCCAGGGGCACCAACTGGAGGTGCATTTCTTGCCCTGGCAGCGTGCCCTGCTGCTGGTCAATCAGGACGCCGACTACCTGGCCTATGGGCCCGAGTACCAGGACGTAGAAAGGGATAAGGGCTATTACACCTCTGACAGCATCGCCTCGGGCCCTCTGGGCATTGCCTATCGTCGTGAAAAGCCGCTGTTCTGGCGAAGCCCCTCCGACCTTTATCCTTTTCGCATCGGCATAGTGCGTGACTACGTCAATACCCAATCCTTCGATGATGCGGTGGCCGCAGGCCTGCAAAAGGTGGACCTGGCCGATTCGGATCGCCAAAACCTGTTGAAGCTGGCCTATGGCCGGGTGGATGCGGTGGTGGTGGACGGCCAGGTGATGGCTTATTGGCTGGCCCACGACGACAAGCTAAAACCCTTCGCCGAAGACCTGGTGATGGCGCCCCGCTTGTTGGAAGACAAACGGCTCTTTTTGAATTTTCGTCGCAGCCCAGAGGGCAAACGCTGGCGGGATATCCTCAACCAGGGTCTGAAGGCCCTGCCATTGGCCCGCTAG
- a CDS encoding late competence development ComFB family protein, which produces MHLSDEIHNLVERLLLDELNQSPPDLPSEEWADLCCLVLNKVQPRYVRHDVDALYYMGDGDWDNLRRQIKAAIKESLDFLTSEGARH; this is translated from the coding sequence ATGCACCTGAGTGATGAGATCCACAACCTGGTTGAACGCCTGCTGCTGGACGAGCTAAACCAGTCCCCCCCCGATCTACCCAGCGAAGAGTGGGCCGACCTGTGCTGCCTGGTGCTGAACAAGGTGCAACCCCGTTATGTGCGCCACGACGTGGACGCCCTCTACTACATGGGAGACGGCGATTGGGACAACCTGCGCCGCCAGATCAAGGCCGCCATCAAGGAGTCATTGGATTTCCTGACCAGCGAAGGGGCCCGCCACTAG
- a CDS encoding tRNA/rRNA methyltransferase → MEICFVLVRPARPENIGAAARAIKTMGFSQLRVVGSDAHLAPQAQWVAHGAQEVMAQIQAFDQLKDALADCDLAVGTTARARSGKHIYLTPNELKAQALAQQGAVRRLALVFGCEESGLANEELEQCQLRSYLPLAQTQPSLNLGQAVMLYAYGLQDLDHGQEQETVAEGLLVTARTRLEAVLAKAEIGPEEAPAQWAMENLNRAGERDLKLLLFILNKLL, encoded by the coding sequence ATGGAGATCTGTTTCGTACTGGTGAGGCCTGCCCGGCCAGAAAACATAGGGGCTGCGGCCAGGGCCATTAAAACCATGGGCTTCAGCCAGTTACGGGTAGTGGGGTCGGACGCGCACCTGGCACCCCAGGCCCAGTGGGTTGCCCACGGCGCCCAGGAGGTGATGGCGCAGATCCAGGCCTTTGACCAGCTCAAGGATGCCCTGGCTGACTGCGATCTGGCGGTGGGCACCACGGCCCGGGCCCGCAGCGGCAAGCACATTTATCTGACACCCAACGAACTCAAGGCCCAGGCCCTGGCGCAGCAGGGTGCCGTCAGGCGTCTTGCCCTGGTCTTTGGTTGTGAGGAGTCAGGGCTTGCCAACGAGGAGCTGGAGCAGTGCCAGCTGCGTTCCTACCTGCCCTTGGCCCAGACCCAGCCGTCTTTGAACCTGGGCCAGGCGGTGATGCTGTACGCCTATGGCCTGCAGGATCTGGACCACGGCCAGGAACAGGAAACGGTAGCAGAAGGATTGCTGGTAACGGCCAGGACCCGTTTGGAGGCGGTGCTGGCCAAGGCCGAGATAGGGCCTGAGGAGGCGCCGGCTCAGTGGGCTATGGAAAACCTCAACCGGGCCGGCGAGCGGGACCTGAAATTACTGCTGTTTATCCTTAACAAGCTGCTCTGA
- a CDS encoding alkaline phosphatase, whose product MRKSLAIAAALFSLTAAAKEPKNIILMIGDGMGPAYTSGYRYFADDPTTPVVESTVFDQLLSGMASTYPDEPDTVVTDSAAAATALATGHKTYNGAVGVDRQKVALASIMEIAKRQGKSTGIAVTSQINHATPAAFLAHNENRSNYNAIADAFFDDRVDGQFRADLMFGGGSQYFQRQDRDLVAEFEAQGYHYVHDNAGLAALTALPALGLFADVALPSAIDDKQGPRLAALTAKAATLLAQNDKGFVLLVEGSQIDWAGHDNDIVTAMHEMKDFADAIRWAKDFTESRDDTLLVVTADHSTGGLTLGAAGKYQWRADFLRKVPHSPGVIATRLGQEAEPVKALPALLGFTPAKDETEKLMNAKGEGDEALVKAIKRLIDKRSLTGWTTTGHTAIDVPLFAAGTGKEAFQGLLDNTEIAKRLIALVQPGTQGSEQLVKDKQQ is encoded by the coding sequence ATGCGTAAATCTCTTGCCATTGCAGCAGCCCTTTTCAGCCTGACGGCGGCGGCCAAGGAGCCCAAGAACATTATCCTGATGATAGGCGACGGCATGGGCCCGGCCTACACCAGCGGCTACCGTTATTTTGCCGACGATCCCACCACCCCTGTGGTAGAAAGCACCGTCTTTGACCAGTTGCTAAGCGGCATGGCCAGCACTTACCCGGACGAACCCGACACGGTAGTGACCGACTCGGCGGCGGCCGCCACCGCCCTGGCTACAGGCCACAAGACCTACAACGGTGCCGTCGGGGTTGATCGCCAAAAAGTGGCTTTGGCCTCCATCATGGAAATCGCCAAACGCCAAGGCAAGAGCACCGGCATTGCCGTCACGTCCCAGATCAACCATGCCACCCCGGCCGCCTTCCTGGCCCACAACGAGAACCGCTCCAACTACAACGCCATCGCCGACGCTTTCTTCGATGACAGGGTGGACGGGCAGTTTCGCGCCGACCTGATGTTCGGTGGCGGCAGCCAATACTTCCAGCGCCAGGACCGCGACCTGGTGGCCGAATTCGAGGCCCAGGGTTACCACTATGTCCATGACAATGCCGGCCTGGCGGCCCTCACCGCGCTGCCGGCCCTAGGACTGTTCGCCGACGTGGCTCTGCCCAGCGCCATCGACGACAAACAGGGGCCAAGGTTGGCAGCCCTGACCGCCAAGGCCGCCACTCTCTTGGCCCAAAACGACAAGGGTTTTGTGTTGTTGGTGGAAGGCAGCCAGATTGACTGGGCAGGCCACGACAACGACATCGTTACCGCCATGCACGAAATGAAAGACTTTGCCGATGCCATCCGCTGGGCCAAGGACTTTACCGAAAGCCGCGACGATACCCTGTTGGTGGTCACCGCCGACCACAGCACCGGCGGCCTGACCCTGGGGGCGGCCGGCAAGTACCAATGGCGAGCCGACTTCCTGCGAAAGGTCCCTCATTCACCGGGTGTGATAGCCACCCGCCTTGGTCAGGAAGCGGAGCCGGTCAAAGCCCTGCCTGCCCTGCTGGGCTTTACCCCCGCCAAGGACGAAACCGAAAAGCTGATGAACGCCAAGGGTGAAGGTGACGAAGCCCTGGTCAAAGCCATCAAGCGCCTGATCGATAAGCGCAGCCTCACCGGCTGGACCACCACAGGCCACACCGCCATAGATGTGCCCCTCTTTGCCGCAGGCACCGGCAAGGAAGCCTTCCAGGGCTTGTTGGACAACACCGAGATCGCCAAGCGCCTGATCGCCCTGGTACAGCCAGGTACCCAGGGTTCAGAGCAGCTTGTTAAGGATAAACAGCAGTAA
- the aceK gene encoding bifunctional isocitrate dehydrogenase kinase/phosphatase: protein MDPISQTFRAYWQDFLHLTAKASQCFADADWHGLQQLSRVRFERHDQVVHELVTSLNGSLLDWPRLKAGFLQALSQHPARELALTFFNSVYARLQPGEDRPFNGREFAPIALAPYLRLPMKQDLAAVMEAVLDSANLPMALKYKGNAATQLAQRLAPMLSRSDYPLHLDVLTEPFYRNKGCYLVGRLNTDHLAIPFAIALLNHRGQLKVDALLFQKDHLSVLFGFARSDFLSLSPTPSAQLDFLRSLMPHKPASELYNALGYYKHGKSLVISELEDALARQGRFITAPGIAGLVMMVFTLEGQDQVFKVIRDRFGDSKSVTAEQVVERYHLVQRHDRVGRMADTQEFVDLRLPLSHFDSDTLAELTQSCASRVRIEGDWLLLSHCFTERRMTPMNIALGQWPERRRDILREYGQALKDIATAGIFPGDMLFKNFGVTRHGRVIFYDYDELCPLSDVTFRALPPAQYDQDHLCSEPSVCPGDVFPEEFRYFLCVGDDAKAVLGEEFAELFSPDFWQQAQQQAQAQQLGDFFPYPKALRF, encoded by the coding sequence ATGGACCCCATCAGCCAGACATTTCGCGCCTACTGGCAAGACTTCCTCCACCTGACCGCCAAGGCCAGCCAATGTTTTGCCGACGCCGACTGGCACGGCCTGCAGCAGCTGAGCCGGGTTCGCTTCGAACGTCACGACCAGGTGGTCCATGAACTGGTGACCAGCCTCAATGGCAGCCTGCTGGATTGGCCAAGGCTCAAAGCCGGCTTTTTACAGGCCCTGAGCCAGCACCCGGCCAGGGAACTGGCTTTGACCTTCTTCAACTCGGTTTATGCCCGGCTGCAGCCGGGGGAGGACAGGCCCTTTAACGGCCGTGAATTTGCCCCCATTGCCCTGGCCCCTTATCTGCGCCTGCCCATGAAGCAGGACCTGGCCGCCGTCATGGAAGCGGTGCTCGACAGCGCCAACCTGCCCATGGCCCTTAAATACAAGGGCAATGCCGCCACCCAGTTGGCCCAGCGCCTGGCTCCCATGCTCAGCCGCAGCGACTACCCCCTGCATCTGGATGTGCTGACCGAGCCCTTCTACCGCAACAAGGGCTGCTACCTGGTGGGGCGCCTCAATACCGATCACCTGGCCATTCCCTTTGCCATCGCCCTGCTTAACCACAGAGGCCAGCTCAAGGTGGATGCCCTGCTCTTTCAAAAAGACCATTTGTCGGTGCTGTTTGGCTTTGCCCGCTCCGACTTTTTGTCCCTAAGCCCCACCCCCTCGGCCCAGCTGGATTTCCTGCGCTCTTTGATGCCTCATAAGCCCGCCTCAGAGCTCTATAACGCCTTGGGCTATTACAAGCACGGCAAGAGCCTGGTGATAAGTGAACTGGAAGACGCCCTGGCCCGCCAGGGGCGCTTTATCACCGCCCCGGGTATCGCCGGCCTGGTAATGATGGTCTTTACCCTGGAAGGGCAGGACCAGGTGTTCAAGGTGATCCGCGATCGCTTCGGGGATTCGAAATCGGTGACCGCCGAGCAGGTGGTAGAGCGCTACCACCTGGTGCAGCGCCACGACCGGGTGGGCCGCATGGCCGACACTCAGGAGTTTGTCGACCTGCGCCTGCCCCTGAGCCATTTCGATTCAGACACCCTGGCCGAGCTGACCCAAAGCTGCGCCAGCCGGGTGCGCATAGAAGGAGACTGGCTGCTGCTCAGCCACTGTTTCACAGAGCGGCGCATGACCCCCATGAACATCGCCCTAGGCCAGTGGCCGGAGCGGCGCCGGGATATCCTTCGGGAATACGGCCAGGCCCTCAAGGACATTGCCACTGCCGGCATTTTCCCCGGCGATATGCTGTTTAAGAATTTTGGGGTGACCCGTCATGGACGAGTCATCTTCTATGACTATGATGAACTTTGCCCCCTTAGCGACGTGACCTTTCGCGCCCTTCCCCCAGCCCAGTATGACCAAGACCATTTGTGCAGCGAACCCAGCGTCTGCCCCGGTGACGTATTCCCCGAAGAATTCCGGTATTTTCTGTGTGTGGGTGACGACGCCAAGGCCGTGTTGGGGGAGGAATTTGCAGAGCTGTTCAGCCCCGATTTTTGGCAGCAGGCCCAGCAACAAGCTCAGGCCCAGCAGCTGGGGGACTTCTTCCCCTACCCCAAAGCCCTTCGCTTCTAA
- the ung gene encoding uracil-DNA glycosylase — MSKEWADIIGGEKQKPYFQAVMSRVQAARDSGQVIYPPKDEVFNAFRFTEFEQVRVVILGQDPYHGPGQAHGLCFSVKGEVPPPPSLQNMFKELATDIPGFQHPGHGNLEAWARQGVLLLNTVLTVEGGKAHAHAGWGWETFTDAVIAALNEQRQGLVFLLWGSHAQKKGAMIDRERHHVLTAPHPSPLSAHRGFLGCRHFSQANAILMRQGLDPIDWQS, encoded by the coding sequence ATGAGCAAAGAATGGGCCGACATCATAGGTGGCGAAAAGCAAAAGCCGTATTTCCAGGCCGTGATGTCCAGAGTACAGGCAGCCAGGGACAGCGGCCAAGTGATTTATCCCCCCAAGGACGAGGTGTTCAACGCCTTTCGTTTTACCGAGTTTGAGCAGGTACGGGTGGTGATCCTCGGCCAGGACCCCTACCACGGCCCGGGCCAGGCCCATGGCCTGTGCTTTTCGGTAAAAGGGGAGGTGCCGCCGCCCCCTTCCTTGCAGAACATGTTCAAGGAACTGGCTACTGATATTCCCGGTTTTCAGCACCCAGGCCATGGCAACCTGGAAGCCTGGGCCCGCCAGGGGGTGCTGCTGCTCAACACCGTGTTGACGGTGGAAGGGGGCAAGGCCCATGCCCATGCCGGCTGGGGCTGGGAAACCTTCACCGACGCAGTGATCGCCGCTTTGAACGAGCAGCGCCAGGGCCTGGTGTTTTTGCTTTGGGGCAGCCATGCCCAGAAAAAAGGCGCCATGATCGACAGGGAGCGTCACCATGTGCTGACCGCCCCCCACCCCTCGCCCCTGTCGGCCCATCGGGGCTTTCTGGGCTGTCGCCACTTTTCCCAGGCCAACGCCATACTGATGCGCCAAGGGCTTGATCCCATCGACTGGCAGAGCTGA
- a CDS encoding hemerythrin domain-containing protein produces MLDLLRQDHHRIRRLLALLDAKAAAIRAEQEIQYDLLKDVLDYLHHYVDGVHHSEEDELLAILADDNLKADIKRQHHKLDDATQCLGQRVDMVLLDAVVPQDEMLRSLEEFICEQRAHLAFEEEKLFPVLEAKLSTQDWAAVRQRLEQKAEKDPLFGAEVRADHRALWERLNEETEE; encoded by the coding sequence ATGCTGGATTTGCTGCGTCAGGACCATCATCGTATTCGTCGTCTCTTGGCCCTGCTGGACGCCAAGGCGGCGGCCATTCGCGCCGAGCAGGAGATCCAATACGATCTGCTCAAGGATGTGCTGGATTACCTTCATCATTACGTAGACGGTGTGCACCACAGTGAAGAGGACGAGCTGCTGGCGATACTGGCAGACGACAACCTCAAGGCAGACATCAAGCGTCAGCACCACAAGCTGGACGACGCCACCCAATGCCTGGGTCAACGGGTGGACATGGTGCTGCTGGATGCGGTGGTGCCCCAGGACGAGATGTTAAGGTCCTTGGAAGAATTCATCTGCGAGCAGCGGGCACATTTGGCCTTTGAAGAGGAAAAACTCTTCCCTGTGCTTGAAGCCAAGCTCAGCACTCAGGACTGGGCCGCAGTGCGCCAGCGCCTGGAACAAAAAGCCGAGAAAGACCCTTTGTTCGGCGCCGAGGTGCGTGCCGACCACAGGGCGCTCTGGGAACGGCTTAACGAGGAAACCGAGGAATAA
- a CDS encoding DUF3545 family protein, whose protein sequence is MDDLLDLQSVLTGDKRESKGRGSKKRRWREIESLKERYRLKRELEDIDWNSEYSLDRLDI, encoded by the coding sequence ATGGACGATTTGTTGGATCTGCAGTCTGTTCTGACCGGGGATAAACGTGAAAGCAAGGGCCGTGGCAGTAAGAAACGGCGCTGGCGTGAAATCGAAAGCCTCAAGGAAAGGTACCGCCTCAAACGCGAGCTCGAAGACATCGATTGGAACAGCGAGTATTCGCTAGACCGCCTGGATATCTAG
- the pgi gene encoding glucose-6-phosphate isomerase, protein MTGLTRYPCNDALAQHLDDLPDLKTLFRQDPSRGERYSLDAAGLTLDYSKNHLNEQTLALFARLAEEAGLEGKIKAMFKGQPINHTEGRAVLHCALRGSVDSDVMVDGVKVSQEVSQTLAKMATFVDSLYQGRWLGFTGKAITDVVSIGIGGSFLGPKIVTEALKPFWQRKVAVHYVANIDGAALADKLAGLDPQTTLFITASKSFGTQETLSNSESARDWLKAAGASFEDLAKHFVAVTANVPKAEAFGIAAQNCFPMWDWVGGRYSLWSAIGLPIALAIGMANFEALLAGARDMDQHFVSAPISANMPALMALIGVSYINYQGASSHALLPYDHGLRALPGYVQQLDMESNGKGCHQDGSAISHLTGPVIWGAEGTNGQHAFHQLLHQGKQLIPADFILPLESHYKLGRHHAMLASNCFAQSQALMQGKTLAEAQGELRQAGLGEAEVAALAPHKVMPGNRPSNTLLMDKVTPQTLGALIALYEHKVLVQGLIWDLNSFDQWGVELGKVLGNAVLDKLEDQSQPLDLDSSTNGLIARFRQQQQKGGAL, encoded by the coding sequence ATGACCGGATTGACCCGATACCCATGCAATGACGCCCTAGCCCAGCACCTTGACGACCTGCCGGATCTCAAAACCCTGTTCCGCCAGGACCCGAGCCGGGGTGAGCGTTACAGCCTGGATGCCGCCGGCCTGACCCTGGACTACAGCAAGAATCACCTCAACGAACAGACCCTGGCCCTCTTTGCGCGCCTGGCCGAAGAAGCCGGCCTTGAGGGCAAGATAAAAGCCATGTTTAAGGGCCAGCCCATCAACCACACCGAAGGGCGTGCCGTGCTGCATTGCGCCCTGCGTGGCAGTGTCGATAGTGACGTGATGGTGGATGGCGTCAAGGTCAGCCAGGAAGTGAGCCAGACCCTGGCCAAGATGGCCACCTTTGTCGACAGCCTCTACCAGGGCCGCTGGCTGGGCTTTACCGGCAAGGCCATTACCGACGTGGTGAGCATAGGTATCGGTGGGTCCTTCCTTGGCCCCAAGATAGTGACCGAAGCCCTCAAGCCCTTCTGGCAGCGCAAGGTAGCGGTGCACTACGTGGCCAACATCGACGGCGCCGCCCTGGCCGACAAGCTGGCCGGCCTCGACCCGCAAACCACCCTCTTTATTACCGCCTCCAAGTCCTTTGGCACCCAGGAAACCCTCAGCAACAGCGAAAGTGCCCGGGATTGGCTCAAGGCCGCCGGCGCCAGCTTTGAGGACTTGGCCAAACACTTTGTGGCGGTGACCGCCAACGTGCCCAAGGCCGAAGCCTTCGGTATTGCCGCCCAGAATTGCTTTCCCATGTGGGATTGGGTCGGCGGCCGTTACTCCCTTTGGTCCGCCATCGGCCTGCCCATCGCCCTGGCCATCGGCATGGCCAACTTCGAGGCGCTGCTGGCCGGCGCCAGGGACATGGACCAGCACTTTGTCAGCGCCCCCATCAGCGCCAACATGCCGGCGCTGATGGCCCTAATCGGCGTCAGCTATATCAACTACCAAGGGGCCAGTTCCCATGCCCTGCTGCCTTACGACCATGGCCTGCGCGCCCTGCCCGGCTATGTACAGCAACTGGATATGGAGTCCAACGGCAAGGGCTGTCACCAGGACGGCAGCGCCATCAGCCACCTGACCGGCCCCGTTATCTGGGGCGCCGAGGGCACCAATGGCCAGCACGCCTTCCACCAATTGCTGCACCAAGGCAAGCAGCTGATCCCGGCCGACTTTATCCTGCCCCTTGAGAGCCACTATAAGCTGGGCCGCCACCACGCCATGCTGGCGTCCAACTGCTTTGCCCAAAGCCAGGCGCTGATGCAGGGCAAGACCCTGGCCGAAGCCCAAGGGGAACTGCGCCAAGCCGGACTGGGCGAGGCCGAGGTTGCCGCCCTGGCCCCCCATAAGGTAATGCCCGGCAACCGCCCTTCCAATACCCTGCTGATGGACAAGGTGACCCCCCAGACCCTGGGTGCCCTTATCGCCCTTTACGAACACAAGGTGCTGGTACAGGGCCTGATTTGGGACCTGAACTCCTTCGACCAATGGGGGGTAGAACTGGGCAAGGTGCTGGGCAACGCGGTGCTGGACAAGCTCGAAGACCAAAGCCAGCCGCTGGATCTGGACAGCTCCACCAACGGCCTTATTGCCCGTTTTCGCCAACAACAGCAAAAAGGTGGCGCGCTTTAA
- the tal gene encoding transaldolase, protein MANQLSQLGSFTTIVADTGEIEAIRRYQPQDATTNPSLILKAAGLAEYQSLVDDALAYARLYGGEAQVQLDNAMDKLAVNFGVAILDIVPGRISTEVDARLSFDTQATLDKARKLVALYKEAGVEKDRILIKIAATWEGIRAAEVLEQEGINCNLTLLFSFAQARACAEAGVYLISPFVGRILDWYKASTGKDYSPAEDPGVLSVAQIYSYFKDHGYPTVVMGASFRNTGEILELAGCDRLTIGPSLLAELEASDAPVVAKLQPSKERKPRPEPLNEAQYRWQHNQDAMAVEKLAEGIRKFAEDQEKLASLLSAKL, encoded by the coding sequence ATGGCCAACCAACTTTCCCAGCTGGGTAGCTTTACCACCATCGTAGCGGATACCGGCGAAATTGAGGCCATTCGTCGTTACCAGCCCCAGGATGCGACCACCAACCCGTCGCTGATCCTCAAGGCTGCCGGCCTGGCCGAGTACCAGTCCCTGGTCGACGATGCCCTTGCCTATGCCAGGCTCTATGGGGGCGAGGCCCAGGTACAGCTGGACAACGCCATGGACAAGCTGGCCGTCAATTTCGGTGTGGCCATTCTCGACATAGTACCGGGGCGCATTTCCACCGAGGTGGACGCCAGGCTGTCCTTCGATACCCAGGCCACCCTGGACAAAGCCCGTAAGCTGGTCGCCCTCTACAAGGAAGCCGGTGTCGAAAAAGATCGGATACTGATCAAAATCGCCGCCACCTGGGAAGGGATCCGTGCCGCCGAAGTGCTGGAGCAGGAAGGGATCAACTGCAACCTGACCCTGCTGTTCTCCTTTGCACAGGCCAGGGCCTGCGCCGAAGCCGGGGTTTATCTGATCTCGCCCTTTGTGGGCCGCATCCTCGACTGGTATAAAGCCAGCACCGGCAAGGACTACAGCCCGGCAGAAGACCCAGGCGTATTGTCTGTTGCCCAAATTTACAGCTATTTCAAGGACCATGGTTACCCCACCGTGGTCATGGGAGCCTCCTTCAGGAACACCGGTGAGATCCTGGAACTGGCCGGCTGCGACCGCCTGACCATAGGGCCTTCGCTGCTGGCCGAACTGGAAGCCAGCGACGCCCCCGTGGTGGCCAAGCTGCAACCGAGCAAGGAGCGCAAGCCGCGCCCCGAACCCCTGAACGAGGCCCAGTACCGTTGGCAGCACAACCAGGATGCCATGGCCGTAGAAAAACTGGCCGAGGGTATCCGCAAGTTTGCCGAGGACCAGGAGAAGCTGGCCTCGCTGCTGTCGGCGAAACTCTAA
- a CDS encoding O-acetyl-ADP-ribose deacetylase, with product MTLVLRVWQGDITTLPVDAIVNAANPSLLGGGGVDGAIHRSAGPELKTYCAGLGGCETGQAKLSPGFALPSQYVVHTVGPVWHGGGQQEALALAACYRNSLLLADAEGVVSLAFPAISCGVYGYPAREAAQVAVNSLCQAFEDCHLSKQIWLVGYDQHQCTLWQEALAARPSL from the coding sequence ATCACCCTGGTGCTACGGGTATGGCAGGGGGACATCACCACCCTGCCGGTGGATGCCATCGTCAATGCCGCCAATCCGTCCCTGTTGGGAGGCGGTGGCGTGGATGGCGCCATTCACCGCAGTGCCGGGCCCGAGCTGAAGACCTATTGCGCCGGCCTTGGTGGCTGTGAAACCGGCCAGGCCAAACTTAGCCCGGGCTTTGCCCTGCCCAGCCAATATGTGGTGCATACGGTGGGGCCGGTCTGGCACGGCGGTGGCCAGCAGGAGGCGTTGGCCCTGGCCGCCTGCTATCGCAACAGCCTGTTGCTGGCGGATGCCGAGGGAGTGGTAAGCCTGGCGTTCCCTGCCATCAGTTGCGGTGTCTACGGTTACCCGGCCAGGGAAGCGGCCCAGGTAGCCGTGAACAGCCTATGTCAGGCCTTTGAAGACTGCCATCTGTCCAAGCAGATCTGGCTGGTGGGGTACGACCAGCATCAGTGCACCCTTTGGCAAGAAGCCCTGGCAGCAAGGCCCAGCTTATAA
- a CDS encoding porin has protein sequence MTFAKSAVAAALLMGMTGVAAAAEPVTVYGKLNLTVQNSDEGDAKTEVKSNASRFGVKGAVGLTEDLEAIYQLEWEVNVSDQSAADSSEDNIKARNQFVGLRGNFGEVLVGRNDTLLKQSQGSIDQFNDLEGDIKTLFKGENRMGDSITYKTPMFGLFQAGVSYITEDNSDQRIKDVDQNDRADGYSLALMYGDAGFKKANYFASVAYDDDVKGYDTVRGTLQGKFGPVILGAMYQSGEKSGDSSKDYDGYLVSAAYKWDKATFKVQYQDSDLNEIGGTTYEDAVSAGVDYKLGDSTKVFGFYTKFSAINGEEDADYLGIGLEQKF, from the coding sequence ATGACATTTGCAAAGTCCGCTGTTGCTGCTGCGCTGCTGATGGGTATGACTGGTGTGGCTGCTGCCGCCGAGCCGGTCACCGTCTACGGCAAACTGAACCTGACCGTCCAAAACTCCGATGAAGGTGACGCCAAGACTGAAGTTAAGAGCAATGCCTCTCGCTTTGGTGTGAAGGGTGCTGTCGGCCTGACCGAAGACCTGGAAGCGATTTACCAACTGGAATGGGAAGTGAACGTCTCTGACCAGAGCGCTGCCGACAGCTCTGAAGACAACATCAAGGCCCGTAACCAGTTCGTCGGCCTGCGTGGCAACTTCGGTGAAGTGCTGGTGGGTCGCAACGACACCCTGCTCAAGCAATCCCAGGGCAGCATCGACCAGTTCAACGACCTGGAAGGCGACATCAAGACCCTGTTCAAGGGCGAGAACCGCATGGGTGACTCCATCACCTATAAGACCCCCATGTTCGGCCTGTTCCAGGCCGGTGTCTCCTACATCACCGAAGACAACTCCGACCAACGCATCAAGGATGTGGACCAGAACGACCGCGCCGACGGTTACTCCCTGGCCCTGATGTACGGCGATGCCGGCTTTAAGAAAGCCAACTACTTTGCCTCCGTTGCCTACGACGACGACGTCAAGGGCTACGACACCGTCCGTGGCACCCTGCAGGGCAAGTTCGGCCCCGTCATCCTGGGCGCCATGTACCAGAGCGGCGAGAAGTCCGGCGACAGCAGCAAGGACTATGACGGCTACCTGGTCAGCGCTGCCTACAAGTGGGACAAGGCCACCTTCAAGGTCCAGTACCAGGATTCCGACCTGAACGAAATCGGCGGCACCACTTATGAAGACGCCGTTTCTGCCGGCGTGGATTACAAGCTGGGCGACAGCACCAAGGTGTTCGGTTTCTACACCAAATTCAGCGCCATCAACGGCGAAGAAGACGCCGACTACCTGGGCATTGGCCTGGAACAGAAGTTCTAA